A region of Sesamum indicum cultivar Zhongzhi No. 13 linkage group LG7, S_indicum_v1.0, whole genome shotgun sequence DNA encodes the following proteins:
- the LOC105165898 gene encoding uncharacterized protein LOC105165898 gives MVIKLDIANFTVHKVLVDSGSSADIIFKNVIDKMGLENIRLEPVKTPLVGFGGSEVASIGMVKLPVSMGDEPKRKTTMVKFLVVDTPFAYNVILGRPGLNLFRAIISTYHMKLKFPTDNGVGEVACDQKEARKCYNLLLRGELGQKKRKVKEDAEP, from the coding sequence ATGGTTATCAAATTGGACATTGCAAATTTCACAGTTCACAAAGTACTGGTAGATAGTGGAAGTTCTGCAGACATCATCTTCAAGAACGTGATTGATAAGATGGGCTTGGAGAATATTCGATTAGAGCCAGTGAAAACCCCACTAGTCGGTTTTGGGGGAAGCGAAGTGGCGTCGATAGGGATGGTCAAATTACCAGTATCCATGGGGGACGAACCGAAGCGAAAAACTACGATGGTGAAATTCCTGGTAGTGGACACGCCGTTCGCGTACAATGTGATTTTAGGCAGACCGGGCTTGAATTTGTTCAGAGCAATCATCTCCACGTATCACATGAAACTGAAATTCCCAACGGATAATGGGGTCGGCGAGGTCGCATGCGATCAGAAGGAGGCTCGGAAGTGCTATAACTTATTGCTGAGAGGGGAGCTCGgacagaagaaaagaaaagtcaaGGAGGACGCTGAACCTTAA